In the Magnetospira sp. QH-2 genome, one interval contains:
- the rodA gene encoding rod shape-determining protein RodA, with product MSREIAQNARMTVGEKLLHMNWMLVFLLSVAAAVGIGMLYSAANGDWHPWASRQAVRFAMGLGLMIFVALVDIRSWLRYAYAFYFIALVMLVAVEFMGFIGMGAQRWIDLGFITLQPSEVMKIALVLALGRYFHSISLEDIGRLSILLPPLFMVALPAVLVLRQPDLGTTLMLAATAVVVFYMAGVRTWIFVVTGLAALGSLPVAWQLMHDYQQSRVLTFLDPGRDPLGAGYHITQSKIALGAGGLTGKGFMQGTQSHLSFLPEKQTDFIFTMLAEEFGMLGGLTLLGLYVLILAFGFAIALRSRNQFGRLVAIGITSTFFLYVFINIAMVMGLIPVVGVPLPLISYGGTAMLTLMLGFGLVMSVYIHRDAVIGPRGSASEF from the coding sequence ATGAGCCGTGAAATCGCCCAGAACGCCCGCATGACCGTCGGCGAAAAACTGCTGCACATGAATTGGATGCTGGTGTTTCTGCTCTCTGTCGCGGCAGCGGTGGGGATTGGCATGCTGTATTCGGCCGCCAATGGCGACTGGCACCCCTGGGCCTCGCGCCAGGCCGTTCGCTTTGCCATGGGCTTGGGCTTGATGATTTTTGTTGCTCTGGTGGATATTCGATCCTGGCTCCGCTACGCCTACGCCTTCTATTTCATTGCGCTGGTCATGCTTGTCGCCGTGGAGTTCATGGGCTTCATCGGCATGGGCGCCCAGCGCTGGATTGATTTGGGATTCATCACCCTGCAGCCTTCGGAAGTCATGAAGATCGCTCTGGTGCTGGCCCTGGGCCGGTATTTCCATAGCATCAGCCTGGAAGATATCGGACGTCTTTCCATCCTTCTGCCGCCATTGTTCATGGTGGCGCTGCCCGCCGTGCTGGTGCTGCGTCAACCGGATCTGGGGACCACCTTGATGCTTGCCGCCACCGCCGTCGTGGTGTTTTACATGGCAGGGGTACGGACCTGGATTTTTGTGGTCACCGGGCTTGCCGCCCTGGGGAGTTTGCCGGTGGCCTGGCAGTTGATGCATGACTATCAGCAAAGCCGGGTGCTGACCTTCCTGGACCCGGGTCGCGATCCGCTGGGCGCCGGGTATCACATCACTCAATCGAAGATCGCGCTGGGCGCCGGAGGGCTGACGGGCAAAGGCTTCATGCAGGGCACCCAGAGCCACCTGAGTTTCCTGCCGGAAAAACAGACCGATTTTATCTTCACCATGCTGGCCGAAGAATTCGGCATGCTGGGCGGACTGACATTGTTGGGGCTTTATGTGCTGATCCTGGCCTTCGGGTTTGCCATCGCCTTGCGCTCACGCAATCAGTTCGGGCGGTTGGTGGCCATCGGCATCACCTCGACCTTCTTCCTTTATGTGTTCATCAACATTGCCATGGTCATGGGACTGATCCCCGTGGTCGGCGTGCCGCTACCGCTGATTTCCTACGGCGGCACGGCCATGCTGACCTTGATGCTCGGGTTCGGGCTGGTGATGAGCGTCTATATCCATCGAGACGCGGTGATCGGACCACGTGGGTCGGCCTCGGAGTTCTAA
- the mrdA gene encoding penicillin-binding protein 2, giving the protein MHGDNDRVKIFSRRAAVLGGGQALLLSTLVGRMYYLQVMEAERYATLAEENRISMRLLPPPRGHIVDHLGRRLAENRENYRVLVVAEQTADLNATLDALSAIIPISDHERQRVMRDVRRKRSFVPVTVKENLTWQDMARIEVNTPDLPGALIDVGQTRHYPHGKELAHLLGYVAAVSEAEQTGDPLLQLPGFRIGKAGLEKVYDLALRGSGGTSQVEVNAFGRVIKEIARNEGQPGTEVALTIDLDLQKVVAERLGEESAAAVVLDIHTGAVMAMVSSPAYDPNDFNKGLSSRQWKKLVSNPRAPLTNKAVAGQYAPGSTFKMVVALAALERGVITPETEIFCNGHTTLGNARFHCWKRGGHGAMNLHDAIQHSCDVYFYDIARKTGVDRIAAMAQRLGLGTRLDIDLPGERTGLIPTRDWKRATIGQPWQGGETLITGIGQGYVLTTPLQLAVMTARLANGGKEITPYLTAEQVSSDGTEPRKAAETKSLGLVPSHLKMVLEAMSSVVNGPRGTARGSKITEEGMEMAGKTGTAQVRRITKAERETRVLKNDELPWKERDHALFVGFAPVHAPRYAVSVLVEHGGGGSKVAAPIARDILIETQRRDPARSHPTSTPSASVDQEEPA; this is encoded by the coding sequence ATGCATGGAGACAACGACCGCGTCAAGATTTTCTCCCGCCGGGCTGCGGTTCTGGGCGGCGGACAAGCGTTGCTGCTCTCGACCCTGGTCGGTCGCATGTACTATCTGCAGGTCATGGAAGCCGAGCGCTATGCCACGTTGGCCGAGGAAAACCGTATCAGCATGCGGCTACTGCCCCCGCCGCGCGGCCATATTGTCGATCATTTGGGGCGGCGATTGGCCGAGAACCGCGAAAACTATCGCGTTCTGGTGGTCGCGGAACAAACCGCCGACCTGAATGCCACCTTGGACGCCCTGAGCGCCATCATTCCCATTTCCGACCATGAACGCCAACGGGTCATGCGCGATGTGCGCCGCAAACGCAGTTTCGTGCCGGTGACGGTCAAGGAGAACCTGACTTGGCAGGACATGGCCCGCATCGAGGTCAATACCCCCGACCTGCCCGGCGCCTTAATCGACGTGGGGCAGACCCGGCATTATCCCCACGGCAAGGAACTGGCCCATCTTCTGGGCTATGTGGCGGCGGTTTCGGAAGCCGAACAGACCGGCGATCCGCTGCTACAGCTTCCCGGCTTCCGGATCGGCAAGGCGGGACTGGAAAAAGTCTATGATCTGGCCCTGCGCGGCAGTGGCGGCACCAGCCAAGTCGAGGTCAATGCCTTTGGGCGGGTGATCAAGGAAATCGCCCGCAATGAGGGCCAGCCAGGTACCGAAGTCGCCTTGACCATCGATCTGGATCTTCAAAAGGTCGTAGCGGAACGGCTGGGCGAGGAAAGTGCCGCGGCGGTGGTGTTGGATATCCATACCGGCGCCGTCATGGCCATGGTCTCATCCCCTGCCTACGACCCCAACGACTTCAACAAGGGGCTCTCTTCGCGTCAGTGGAAGAAACTCGTCTCCAATCCCCGCGCCCCTCTGACCAACAAGGCCGTCGCCGGACAGTATGCCCCCGGATCCACCTTTAAAATGGTGGTCGCCTTGGCCGCCTTGGAGCGGGGTGTGATCACGCCGGAAACCGAGATTTTCTGCAACGGCCACACCACTCTTGGCAATGCCCGCTTCCATTGTTGGAAGCGCGGTGGCCATGGTGCCATGAATCTGCACGATGCCATTCAGCATTCCTGCGATGTCTATTTCTATGATATCGCCCGCAAAACCGGCGTCGACCGCATCGCGGCGATGGCCCAGCGCTTGGGCCTGGGTACCCGCCTCGACATTGACCTGCCCGGCGAACGTACCGGCCTGATTCCGACCCGCGACTGGAAACGGGCGACGATCGGCCAGCCTTGGCAGGGAGGCGAGACCCTGATCACCGGTATCGGACAGGGCTATGTTCTGACCACTCCCCTTCAGTTGGCGGTGATGACAGCCCGTCTGGCCAACGGCGGCAAGGAAATCACGCCGTATCTGACCGCCGAACAGGTTTCTTCCGACGGCACCGAGCCGCGCAAGGCCGCCGAAACAAAATCCCTCGGTCTGGTGCCCAGCCATTTGAAAATGGTCCTTGAAGCCATGTCGTCGGTCGTAAACGGCCCCCGCGGCACCGCCCGCGGCTCGAAGATCACGGAAGAAGGCATGGAAATGGCCGGCAAGACGGGCACCGCTCAGGTCCGCCGGATCACCAAGGCGGAACGGGAAACCCGGGTATTGAAAAACGACGAACTGCCGTGGAAAGAGCGGGATCACGCGCTGTTCGTGGGCTTTGCCCCTGTCCATGCGCCGCGCTACGCGGTCAGTGTGTTGGTCGAACATGGCGGCGGTGGCTCGAAAGTCGCCGCACCGATCGCCCGCGATATCCTGATCGAGACCCAGCGGCGGGACCCGGCTCGTTCGCACCCGACCTCCACTCCGTCTGCCTCGGTCGATCAGGAAGAGCCCGCATGA
- the mreC gene encoding rod shape-determining protein MreC — protein sequence MVGQRPGSVPRIIAIRQMIQRFTYVSLILAAFTLLMLSKADTVLVDRFRAQVVDAFAPILDLVTRPVDAMDRVIAEVQELGHLREENARLREENIRLLQWQSAARNLESENVSLRELSAYVPPTNATFVTGRVIGDQGGAFAHSLILNAGQRDGVKKGQAALTGDGLVGRVASVGHRSARILLITDLNSRIPVLVESTRTRAILAGDNQDRPRLMYLPNGATVSPGDRIITSGHAGALPPGVPVGIVSSVTDGLVQVQPFVDRHRLEYLRVVDLGLTGILPATLPQQEADAP from the coding sequence ATGGTAGGTCAGAGACCGGGTTCGGTCCCTCGTATTATTGCCATTCGGCAGATGATTCAGCGCTTCACATATGTGTCGCTGATCCTGGCCGCCTTTACCCTTTTGATGCTCTCCAAGGCCGATACCGTGCTGGTGGATCGCTTCCGCGCCCAGGTGGTCGATGCCTTTGCGCCGATCCTCGATTTGGTCACACGCCCGGTGGACGCGATGGATCGGGTCATTGCGGAAGTTCAGGAACTGGGCCATCTTCGCGAAGAGAATGCCCGCCTGCGCGAAGAAAACATCCGCCTGCTTCAGTGGCAATCCGCGGCCCGCAACCTGGAAAGCGAAAATGTCAGCCTGCGGGAGCTTTCCGCTTATGTGCCGCCGACCAACGCGACTTTCGTAACCGGTCGGGTCATTGGCGACCAGGGCGGTGCCTTTGCCCATAGCCTGATCCTCAACGCCGGACAGCGGGACGGCGTAAAAAAGGGCCAGGCAGCGCTGACCGGCGATGGGCTGGTTGGTCGCGTGGCCAGCGTCGGACATCGATCCGCCCGCATTCTGCTGATTACCGATCTCAACTCCCGTATTCCGGTGCTGGTGGAATCCACCCGCACCCGGGCCATTCTGGCTGGCGACAACCAGGACCGCCCGCGTCTGATGTACCTCCCCAACGGCGCGACCGTTTCACCCGGCGACCGCATCATCACCTCGGGTCACGCGGGCGCCCTGCCTCCCGGTGTGCCGGTGGGCATCGTTTCGTCGGTCACCGACGGCCTGGTCCAAGTACAGCCCTTTGTCGATCGGCATCGCTTGGAATACCTCCGCGTGGTGGATCTGGGCCTGACCGGCATCCTGCCCGCGACCTTGCCGCAACAGGAAGCGGACGCACCATGA
- a CDS encoding rod shape-determining protein codes for MFAKIFGFLSADMAIDLGTANTLVYVKGRGIVLNEPSVVAIAEVKGRKQVLAVGEEAKLMLGRTPGNIQAIRPLRDGVIADFEIAHEMIKHFIRKVHNRRSFASPQMVVCVPSGSTAVERRAIQESAESAGARRVYLIEEPMAAAIGAGLPVTEPTGSMVVDIGGGTTEVAVLSLGGIVYARSVRVGGDKMDEAIIAYIRRNHNLLIGEGSAERIKEEIGSACPPEDGEGATLEIKGRDLMNGVPKELVISERQISESLAEPVGAIIEAVKSALEHTAPELAADIVDKGIVLTGGGALLGNMDYVLRHATGLPVSLADDPLSCVALGTGRALEEMKTLKNVLTTMY; via the coding sequence ATGTTCGCCAAGATTTTTGGTTTTCTTTCCGCCGACATGGCGATTGATCTGGGTACCGCCAATACCCTCGTATATGTCAAGGGGCGCGGCATCGTGCTCAATGAGCCCTCCGTGGTCGCCATCGCCGAGGTCAAGGGCCGCAAACAGGTGCTGGCCGTCGGCGAGGAAGCCAAGCTGATGCTGGGCCGAACCCCCGGCAATATCCAGGCCATCCGCCCGTTGCGCGACGGGGTCATCGCCGATTTCGAAATCGCCCATGAGATGATCAAGCACTTCATCCGCAAGGTGCACAACCGGCGCAGTTTCGCCAGTCCGCAGATGGTGGTCTGTGTGCCGTCCGGCTCGACCGCCGTCGAGCGCCGCGCCATTCAGGAATCCGCCGAAAGCGCCGGGGCCCGCCGGGTCTACCTGATCGAGGAACCCATGGCCGCGGCCATCGGCGCCGGGCTGCCGGTGACCGAGCCCACCGGCTCCATGGTCGTCGATATCGGCGGCGGCACCACCGAGGTGGCGGTACTGTCCCTGGGCGGCATTGTCTATGCCCGCTCGGTGCGCGTCGGCGGCGACAAGATGGACGAGGCAATCATCGCCTATATCCGCCGCAATCATAACCTGCTGATCGGCGAAGGGTCCGCCGAACGGATCAAGGAAGAGATCGGCTCGGCCTGTCCGCCCGAAGACGGCGAAGGCGCGACTTTGGAAATCAAGGGCCGCGATCTGATGAACGGTGTCCCCAAGGAATTGGTCATCAGCGAACGGCAGATCTCCGAAAGCCTCGCCGAACCGGTGGGTGCCATTATCGAGGCGGTGAAGTCGGCGCTGGAGCATACCGCGCCGGAACTGGCCGCCGATATCGTCGACAAGGGCATTGTTCTGACCGGCGGCGGCGCTCTGTTGGGCAATATGGACTACGTGCTACGCCATGCCACCGGCCTGCCGGTGTCGCTGGCCGACGATCCGCTATCCTGCGTTGCCCTGGGCACCGGTCGGGCCCTTGAGGAAATGAAAACCTTGAAGAACGTGCTCACCACCATGTATTAA
- a CDS encoding FAD-binding oxidoreductase, with protein sequence MTTDAFFKDVAQHLAAEDVISDASVVEGYTQNTSGLVRDVPGVVKPKSTEQVQKVVAAANAHKVPLYSYSRGRNWGMGSKLPVKSGCVLVDLSGMDKIHEVDDRFGYAVIEPGVTQRQLSEHLKAMNSKFFLDVTGSGAETSILGNMMERGVAYNTLRIELLQQMQVVLGNGEILETGFGHFAGTKVQNICKFGIGPGLESLFVQSNMGIVTRITFKLVPIPAFQATFVVSLKRKEDLGDLADAMRELTQQGMMESVVHVGNARRSQVTVTPIIYNYMKEQGMNPTREDAERIVNSQLSGDWSALGCVMGSRGHVIHCVRKIRSKLKRFGKFQVMTPGIREFAKSALNFLPLKNPRIFLNAMDPLLKLPHGEPSNAALHSTYWTTADSSPDPTNPDKGPGGIMFCCPIVPMQKDMVNHAMQKTDEIGKELGFDIAVTLNNMHGMTMEGVVSIDYDKRDPEQAKRAVACMRALNQAYMDMGATPYRMDIENMDLIVDKDDTFWQTARAIKAALDPNGILSPGRFSLD encoded by the coding sequence ATGACAACTGATGCTTTTTTCAAGGACGTGGCCCAGCATCTGGCTGCCGAGGACGTTATTTCCGATGCTTCCGTGGTCGAGGGCTATACGCAAAACACCAGCGGCTTGGTGCGAGACGTGCCCGGTGTCGTCAAGCCCAAGAGCACGGAGCAGGTGCAAAAGGTGGTGGCTGCCGCCAATGCGCACAAAGTCCCGCTGTATTCCTATAGTCGGGGCCGCAACTGGGGCATGGGCTCCAAGTTGCCGGTGAAAAGCGGTTGTGTGCTGGTGGATCTGTCGGGCATGGACAAGATCCACGAGGTTGACGACAGGTTCGGCTATGCGGTGATCGAACCGGGCGTGACCCAACGCCAGCTCTCGGAGCACCTGAAGGCGATGAACTCCAAATTCTTCCTGGATGTCACCGGCTCCGGGGCCGAGACCAGCATCCTCGGCAACATGATGGAACGCGGCGTCGCTTACAACACCTTGCGTATCGAGCTTTTGCAGCAGATGCAGGTGGTGTTGGGGAATGGGGAGATCCTGGAAACCGGGTTCGGCCACTTTGCCGGGACCAAGGTACAGAATATCTGTAAGTTCGGCATCGGCCCCGGACTGGAAAGCCTGTTTGTTCAGTCCAATATGGGCATCGTCACCCGCATCACCTTTAAGCTGGTCCCGATCCCCGCCTTCCAGGCGACGTTCGTGGTCAGTCTGAAGCGGAAGGAAGACCTGGGCGACCTGGCCGACGCCATGCGCGAACTGACCCAACAGGGCATGATGGAAAGCGTCGTGCATGTGGGCAACGCCCGGCGGAGCCAGGTGACGGTCACACCGATTATCTACAATTACATGAAAGAGCAGGGCATGAATCCGACCCGCGAAGATGCGGAGAGGATCGTCAACAGTCAGCTTTCCGGTGATTGGAGTGCCCTGGGCTGCGTCATGGGGTCGCGGGGCCACGTCATCCATTGCGTGCGCAAGATCCGCAGCAAATTGAAACGGTTCGGCAAATTCCAGGTGATGACCCCGGGAATCCGCGAATTCGCCAAATCGGCCCTGAACTTTTTGCCTCTGAAGAACCCGCGCATCTTCCTCAATGCCATGGATCCCCTACTCAAGCTGCCGCACGGCGAGCCGAGCAATGCCGCCCTGCACAGTACCTATTGGACCACGGCTGATTCGTCCCCTGATCCGACCAATCCCGACAAAGGACCGGGCGGCATCATGTTCTGTTGCCCCATTGTGCCCATGCAAAAAGACATGGTGAATCATGCCATGCAGAAGACCGATGAGATTGGCAAGGAACTCGGCTTCGACATTGCCGTGACCCTGAACAACATGCATGGCATGACCATGGAAGGGGTGGTGAGCATCGATTACGACAAGCGCGATCCGGAACAGGCCAAACGGGCCGTCGCCTGCATGCGCGCCCTCAATCAGGCCTATATGGACATGGGGGCGACGCCCTACCGCATGGACATCGAGAACATGGACCTGATTGTCGATAAGGACGATACCTTCTGGCAGACCGCGCGGGCCATCAAGGCGGCGCTCGACCCCAACGGTATTCTCTCGCCGGGCCGGTTCAGCCTGGATTGA
- a CDS encoding 4'-phosphopantetheinyl transferase superfamily protein: MSREHKAIVQTQHRRTHPVGVSFTDHCAPLPESVGPLDGEVHVWSWSLDALTVSPMDDADLSPEERDHAARLHRAGDRRRYQSAHGFLRRVLAAYCGRPARDLAFSLGPHGKPRLAGTAAAGGLHFNLTHGASEVMVAVARHREPGVDVEAVAGIPDDFEKLAQAWFTEGEARDLQALSKDRRRQAFAAAWTRKEAVVKALGVGLSLEPDRVEVTIDPDQPIRLLSLDGDRHQADNWNIYHLEPSPGHVGALAVSGPPPRIVARRWIPPMASGDALRGGYHP, translated from the coding sequence GTGTCGAGGGAGCATAAGGCGATTGTGCAGACCCAACACCGCCGGACTCATCCGGTAGGAGTGTCTTTTACCGATCATTGTGCGCCGTTGCCCGAATCGGTCGGCCCGTTGGACGGGGAGGTCCATGTCTGGTCCTGGTCTCTCGATGCTCTAACCGTCTCGCCCATGGATGACGCCGACCTTTCACCCGAAGAACGCGATCATGCTGCGCGCCTGCACCGTGCGGGGGACCGCCGCCGCTATCAATCGGCCCATGGTTTCCTGCGCCGGGTGTTGGCGGCCTATTGTGGCCGACCGGCAAGGGACTTGGCCTTCAGCCTCGGGCCCCATGGCAAACCAAGGTTGGCCGGAACCGCCGCCGCCGGCGGTCTCCATTTCAACCTCACGCACGGAGCTTCGGAAGTCATGGTCGCGGTGGCCCGGCACCGGGAACCGGGAGTAGACGTGGAAGCCGTTGCCGGAATACCGGATGATTTCGAGAAACTGGCTCAGGCTTGGTTCACCGAAGGCGAGGCCCGTGACCTGCAAGCACTTTCCAAGGACCGGCGCCGCCAGGCCTTTGCCGCCGCCTGGACCCGCAAGGAAGCCGTGGTCAAGGCGCTGGGGGTCGGACTATCCCTGGAACCCGACCGGGTGGAAGTGACCATTGACCCGGATCAGCCAATACGACTATTGAGCCTGGACGGCGACCGTCATCAAGCCGACAATTGGAATATCTATCATCTCGAACCGAGTCCGGGGCATGTGGGTGCCTTGGCCGTTTCGGGCCCGCCGCCGCGCATTGTCGCGCGACGCTGGATCCCACCCATGGCGTCGGGGGACGCGCTCAGAGGAGGATACCACCCATGA